The Brassica napus cultivar Da-Ae chromosome C7, Da-Ae, whole genome shotgun sequence genome has a segment encoding these proteins:
- the LOC106411295 gene encoding two-pore potassium channel 3, which produces MAEDRNSGNNTLDPLLQYMTIPRMREPPPILFPVPEEGEVAIPMPMTPKEFKDRLIFGPFSRSPRDSSSQYFESLSQKHSPSSSTAAAGEAFSDASTADPLLPPQPEPWSHGHALHRSKTAPAMAVINDHHHHPTPQQKDLDSSRSVVRQAFALLVVYLSLGVLIYWLNRDHYVVNQTHPVVDGLYFCIVTMCTIGYGDITPNSVVTKLFSIMFVLVGFGFIDILLSGMVSYVLDLQESYMLDSAKRRDEPDHKTRSYIIDVKKGRMRIRLKVGLALGVVVLCIALGVGIMHFIEGIDWLDSFYLSVMSVTTVGYGDRAFKTLPGRLFAAVWLLVSTLAVARAFLYLAEARVDKRNRERAKKVLCEAMSVSQFFAADIDNNGCVSKAEYVIYKLKEMEKITDKDITPISKQFDKLDRCSNGKITLGDLLDSSSGD; this is translated from the exons CAGAATGAGAGAACCTCCTCCGATCCTCTTCCCCGTACCCGAAGAAGGCGAAGTCGCGATCCCCATGCCCATGACACCAAAGGAGTTCAAAGACCGTTTAATCTTCGGACCCTTCTCCCGCTCCCCGCGTGACTCCTCCTCTCAGTACTTCGAATCCCTCTCCCAGAAACACTCCCCCTCTTCTTCCACCGCTGCCGCCGGAGAAGCATTCTCCGACGCCTCGACCGCCGACCCTCTCCTCCCGCCGCAGCCTGAGCCATGGTCTCACGGCCACGCGCTCCACCGCTCCAAAACCGCACCGGCGATGGCCGTGATCaacgaccaccaccaccacccgACGCCTCAGCAGAAGGACCTCGACTCGTCGCGCTCCGTCGTGAGGCAAGCCTTCGCTCTCCTCGTCGTGTACCTCTCCTTAGGCGTGCTCATCTACTGGCTGAACCGCGATCACTACGTGGTGAATCAGACCCATCCCGTCGTCGATGGGTTGTACTTTTGCATCGTGACAATGTGCACGATCGGTTACGGAGACATAACTCCGAACAGTGTCGTCACCAAGCTGTTCTCGATCATGTTTGTTCTTGTCGGGTTTGGTTTCATAGATATTTTACTTAGCGGGATGGTTTCTTACGTTCTTGACCTTCAAGAAAGCTATATGCTAGACTCCGCTAAGCGGAGAGACGAGCCTGATCATAAAACGAGGTCGTATATAATCGATGTGAAGAAAGGGAGGATGAGGATTAGGTTGAAAGTTGGTTTAGCGTTAGGTGTTGTGGTCTTGTGCATTGCTCTTGGTGTTGGGATAATGCATTTTATCGAAGGAATCGATTGGTTGGATTCGTTTTATCTCTCGGTTATGTCGGTTACTACTGTTGGGTATGGAGACAGAGCGTTTAAGACGCTGCCCGGTAGGCTTTTCGCCGCGGTGTGGCTGCTTGTGTCTACGTTAGCCGTGGCTCGAGCGTTTTTGTATTTGGCTGAGGCGAGAGTGGATAAGAGGAATAGAGAACGGGCGAAGAAAGTGCTGTGTGAGGCGATGTCTGTCTCTCAGTTCTTCGCTGCTGATATCGATAACAATGGCTGTGTGAG tAAAGCAGAGTATGTGATTTACAAACTGAAGGAGATGGAGAAAATAACGGATAAAGACATAACTCCAATCTCAAAACAGTTTGACAAACTCGACCGATGCAGCAATGGAAAGATTACTCTTGGAGATCTCTTGGATAGTAGCAGTGGCGATTGA
- the LOC106407432 gene encoding WRKY transcription factor 28, translating to MSNETKDFYNYQFPSSFSLYEMMNLPTSAPSSYGNNGFDPSSYSFTDCLQSSPGAYDSLLQKTFGLSPSSSEVFNSSIDQESKRDVTNDVTGETPTRVSAPSSSSEADHPGEDSGKSQIRKRELAEDGGEENQNSKKVGKTKKNEEKKQREPRVSFMTKSEVDHLEDGYRWRKYGQKAVKNSPYPRSYYRCTTQKCNVKKRVERSFQDPTVVITTYEGQHNHPIPTNLRGSSAAAAMYSDFMTPRSFTHDMFRTAAYTSGGSVEGALDYGYGQSGYGSVNANPNSSHQNYHQGGEYELLKEILPSIFFKQEH from the exons ATGTCTAATGAAACCAAAGATTTCTACAACTACCAATTCCCTTCATCCTTCTCTTTGTACGAAATGATGAATCTCCCTACTTCAGCTCCGTCCTCTTATGGAAACAACGGTTTCGATCCATCTTCCTACTCCTTCACTGATTGCCTCCAGAGCTCTCCAGGAGCGTACGACTCTCTACTTCAGAAAACTTTTGGTCTTTCTCCCTCTTCTTCAGAGGTTTTCAACTCCTCGATCGACCAAGAATCAAAACGAGATGTAACTAATGACGTTACCGGCGAGACTCCAACTAGGGTTTCTGCACCTTCTTCTTCTAGCGAGGCTGATCATCCTGGTGAAGATTCCGGTAAAAGTCAGATCAGGAAAAGAGAGTTAGCTGAAGATGGAGGTGAAGAaaatcaaaactccaaaaaagt AGGGAAAACGAAAAAGAACgaagagaagaaacaaagagaGCCACGAGTCTCGTTTATGACTAAAAGCGAAGTTGATCATCTAGAAGATGGTTATAGATGGAGAAAATACGGCCAAAAGGCCGTCAAAAACAGCCCTTACCCAAG GAGTTACTATAGATGCACGACACAAAAATGTAACGTGAAGAAACGAGTGGAGAGATCGTTCCAAGATCCAACGGTTGTGATTACAACGTACGAGGGTCAACACAACCATCCCATTCCGACTAATCTTCGGGGAAGTTCCGCGGCGGCTGCTATGTACTCTGACTTCATGACTCCGAGAAGCTTTACACATGATATGTTTCGGACGGCTGCTTATACTAGCGGTGGCTCCGTGGAGGGGGCTTTGGATTATGGATACGGACAGAGTGGTTATGGTAGTGTGAATGCAAACCCTAATTCTTCTCATCAAAACTATCACCAAGGAGGTGAATATGAGCTTTTGAAGGAAATTCTTCCTTCCATTTTCTTCAAGCAAGAGCATTGA